One part of the Thiothrix nivea DSM 5205 genome encodes these proteins:
- a CDS encoding DUF4350 domain-containing protein gives MKLQNILLSVFTVLATAAIALWFLQTFELKEVDEHVGFRGEAKTNQLFAARLFLKHMGIPTERKDGLRELPTDTDTVLLIDTQRYTLSQQKIDELLAWVERGGHLITRARTPNGETLYDDSNDETADDDAIPEPVNDALQTALGITLGKHIIPEDDDLPLEAELSSMGYALEVEPEFFYTLVTDTDAYPQRYQDSAWLLELEHGAGLVTLVANLDFIENPALEDYDHAEFLWHMIHSLRDAPRAVWLVHMDDMPPLWQLLWQHAWALVLTLAAFIPLTILAFSPRFGPLIPTPPAGRRRILEHIHASGLFMWRRQQKHGDAQYDAFAASVEQLYPTTRKQHDNHKPDA, from the coding sequence ATGAAACTGCAAAACATCCTCCTCAGCGTCTTTACCGTGTTAGCCACCGCAGCAATAGCGCTGTGGTTCCTGCAAACCTTTGAATTGAAGGAGGTCGACGAGCATGTCGGTTTTCGCGGTGAAGCCAAAACCAACCAGCTATTCGCCGCCCGCCTTTTCCTCAAACACATGGGCATCCCTACCGAACGCAAGGATGGCCTACGTGAGCTGCCCACCGATACCGACACCGTGCTGCTCATCGACACCCAGCGCTACACCCTTTCACAGCAGAAAATCGACGAACTGCTGGCCTGGGTAGAACGCGGCGGTCACCTGATCACCCGCGCCCGTACCCCAAACGGCGAAACCCTGTATGACGATAGCAATGATGAAACCGCAGATGACGACGCTATCCCCGAACCCGTCAACGACGCCCTGCAAACCGCCCTGGGCATCACGCTGGGCAAACACATCATCCCGGAAGACGACGACCTGCCACTGGAGGCAGAACTCTCCAGCATGGGATACGCGCTGGAAGTCGAGCCGGAGTTTTTCTACACACTCGTAACCGATACAGACGCCTACCCGCAACGCTACCAGGATTCGGCATGGCTGCTGGAACTGGAACACGGCGCAGGTCTGGTGACACTGGTTGCCAACCTCGACTTCATCGAAAACCCCGCGCTGGAGGATTACGACCACGCCGAATTTCTCTGGCACATGATACACAGCCTACGCGATGCACCCCGCGCGGTGTGGCTGGTACACATGGACGACATGCCGCCGCTATGGCAACTACTCTGGCAACACGCCTGGGCTCTGGTGCTGACGCTGGCGGCTTTCATCCCGCTGACCATCCTCGCCTTCAGCCCGCGTTTTGGCCCCTTGATCCCCACCCCACCTGCAGGACGCCGCCGCATTCTGGAACACATCCACGCCAGCGGCCTGTTCATGTGGCGACGCCAGCAAAAACACGGCGATGCGCAATACGACGCTTTCGCCGCAT